From Aristaeella lactis, the proteins below share one genomic window:
- a CDS encoding histidine phosphatase family protein, protein MRILLIRHAEPDYTVDSLTPKGRVEAELLSRRLIHYDIRDFYVSPLGRARDTAAYTLEKLNRHAETLSWLREFTGSYPDPETGVRRIVAWDVKPRIWTAFPGVTDISTWCDAPAFSGGDVREIWKQTTDGVDELLGRYGYVKDGPVWRCEQNEDFTLALFCHFGISMAVLAYLTDVSPMVLWHHTLCLPSSVTEIVTEERIRGEVSFRMTKLGDLTHLEAAGEKRSTAGLFPECFTGIDSTDPAVNGTLK, encoded by the coding sequence TTGCGTATTCTTCTTATCCGTCATGCGGAACCTGATTACACCGTGGATTCCCTCACACCGAAGGGGCGTGTGGAAGCTGAACTCCTGAGCAGGCGCCTCATACATTATGATATCCGCGATTTTTACGTTTCCCCCCTGGGCCGTGCGCGGGACACCGCTGCCTATACCCTTGAAAAACTGAATCGCCATGCTGAAACCCTTTCCTGGCTCCGTGAATTCACGGGCTCCTATCCGGATCCGGAAACAGGTGTCCGCCGGATCGTGGCATGGGACGTGAAGCCCCGGATCTGGACTGCCTTTCCCGGCGTGACTGATATTAGCACCTGGTGTGACGCGCCTGCCTTTTCCGGCGGCGATGTCCGGGAAATCTGGAAACAGACTACGGACGGGGTTGATGAACTGCTGGGACGATACGGCTATGTCAAGGACGGCCCTGTCTGGCGCTGTGAACAGAACGAAGATTTTACCCTGGCCCTGTTCTGCCACTTCGGGATTTCCATGGCAGTCCTGGCCTATCTCACGGATGTCTCTCCCATGGTACTCTGGCACCACACGCTTTGCCTGCCGTCTTCCGTAACAGAGATTGTGACGGAGGAAAGGATCCGCGGAGAAGTTTCCTTCCGGATGACCAAGCTTGGGGATCTGACCCACCTGGAAGCCGCGGGCGAAAAAAGAAGCACCGCCGGATTGTTTCCGGAGTGCTTCACAGGGATTGACTCAACGGATCCCGCTGTGAACGGAACCCTGAAATGA
- the infC gene encoding translation initiation factor IF-3 has product MDIATELMINEEIRDREVRLIDENGEQLGVMSTQQALQLAEERGLDLAKIQPSAVPPVCKLLDYDKYRYEQAKRERENRKNQRVVDIKEVQLSATIEENDVNTKAKMAIRFLENGDKVKVSIRFRGRQITHSEIGLKVMQDFAERCKDASMVERRPLLDGRNMIMILAPKAVKASFAERKAKRENAVSKETKE; this is encoded by the coding sequence ATGGACATCGCAACCGAACTGATGATCAATGAGGAAATCCGCGACAGAGAGGTTCGCCTGATCGACGAAAACGGTGAACAGCTCGGAGTCATGAGTACGCAGCAGGCACTGCAGCTTGCGGAGGAACGGGGACTTGATCTGGCCAAGATCCAGCCTTCAGCGGTTCCGCCTGTGTGCAAACTGCTGGATTATGACAAGTACCGCTATGAACAGGCAAAGCGGGAGCGGGAAAACCGGAAGAATCAGCGCGTTGTCGATATCAAGGAAGTGCAGCTGTCCGCCACCATCGAAGAAAACGATGTGAACACCAAGGCGAAGATGGCGATCCGCTTTCTGGAGAACGGCGACAAGGTTAAGGTATCCATTCGTTTCCGCGGCCGCCAGATCACCCACAGCGAAATCGGCCTTAAGGTCATGCAGGATTTTGCTGAACGGTGTAAGGATGCCAGCATGGTGGAACGCCGCCCGCTGCTGGATGGCCGTAACATGATCATGATCCTTGCTCCCAAAGCCGTTAAGGCTTCCTTTGCCGAAAGAAAGGCAAAGAGGGAGAATGCCGTCTCGAAAGAGACGAAGGAGTAA
- a CDS encoding procyclic acidic repetitive family protein, with product MKQTTKHTIRRWTGLMLSICIFGLMLPTGVFAEQTNGTAFTYTGNVEDSTYTGDNALGDLVLPDPIELEDGRTEYAALLLEFPDQLGGGKVTMETGDLTSNAGPVTVTVGYDNPAYPYPVEWGWGEQEITCESHGLTVKMDDKSTLDLDTGNITNTAGGGAKISVKDQSTLDLETGDIWSEAGTAVDLYVDDACNVEIDAGKITTYRDGGNGIALKSYNEDKSGSTVKISTEDISTNGSGANLETWYGETSFTVDGGIQSSDSGLGVAQKYGGKTTSVVNGDITAGNNGVALDILAEYGSTVNAKAGELQAGYSGLSITSRSYDEYDESYATVETGAIQSAGQGIGITVDDNSHSEVLVKGSVSAGTNGGDGLSLQNTYDSTAKVTIEGDLYAEDKNNSQGMLVTNGIVRWPDEPLDHSQTDITVEGDVYGGYRGAYLQNNSGILNVTVEGDIESWSDYGVFLKTDDYSTSTVKAKDVYSQKGKGVLAESEGEGSTVNVTVQNIDGWGSDGLYAAAWEAGSKTTIQAGDVFGTDIGVNLSVDNADSDIHDANGTLDVNVGDVQGNMGGLYADVQNGNIIVNAENVWARDYSGVDISLTGDDKEKGINATINGDVQSGETGIDVSSSENFRYLEDEYGDYIENPDGSRIGVYEKPDNYADVTVKGTVNAGVYGIKTRNEGGDFTIKAENGVSVSHEKEDNPREDLTINGVHAEAKAGKTTITIDKGLEVFGYQHQGGWEAAPEDYDEDDDEVDDDEEDNWYDNSEHVFNGDGVTVQNKGGELDITVNGGLSAVDGTAVIMDVPYYWLDSQDDTTSGITDLVIDGNVTARDGLDINNLDNTTTVEITGDLKASANGARVNTETGTATVGIGGDVTASAFGVGIQNSDGTVTMDIGGSVTAGEEYAAMVQNVGVEGGISRMNIGGDLIAGENGLKIVNYSGELDVEIAGDVTADNGTGITISGQGSGWENNGTAVVAVGGSLSGKNGIDVDFSGKGTGTAQIIVGGDLTATEGGIKLGEKVEYNLAPQPTGNAGGECASEAENTDPAVDIVVEETISGGIPIFVANVEAAVNFLITTWAVRPNEDNQITVDQYGESVRAVEESINYIIKKEDNEKYGTLNVAGTSEKTVGTAGPEGTGTEAAGGNTQGTHTLNVAKESKELTLSVDLKEEYRKGYEVVIYNGKGDNRIKAEVTKQENGNFTFVVPWAGGVYLSFDLEKLADSEPDPEPEPDPEPEPDPEPEPDPEPEPEPAKGEEPAPEPGKDPVKEPENGPEEEQKKDPAPVPQQKTEPEPEKDDKDSGKDTDTDKDDDTDKDTDTGSDSEGRVLAILYGEEEAYTIWFLTGYAYKAEFKDGYTETGSYSVKDSILTLTAKDGSKRTADENWNMAFGDELTAEIVKADFSDSVKVIGEFNLNDDSVLEITDDKQEALDLGVISSSIDNPQAFDILKAILPEEA from the coding sequence ATGAAGCAGACAACCAAACACACCATCAGAAGATGGACCGGCCTGATGCTCAGCATTTGCATTTTCGGCCTGATGCTGCCGACCGGTGTATTTGCTGAGCAGACGAATGGCACGGCTTTCACATATACAGGCAATGTGGAAGACAGCACCTACACAGGCGATAACGCACTGGGGGACCTTGTCCTGCCGGATCCGATCGAACTGGAGGACGGCAGAACGGAATACGCGGCTCTGCTGCTGGAATTTCCCGATCAATTAGGCGGCGGTAAAGTTACCATGGAGACAGGTGACCTGACATCGAATGCCGGCCCGGTGACCGTAACAGTTGGTTATGACAATCCGGCATATCCCTATCCGGTGGAATGGGGATGGGGCGAACAGGAAATCACATGTGAATCTCACGGACTTACCGTCAAGATGGATGACAAGTCCACCCTGGACCTGGATACCGGCAATATCACCAATACGGCCGGCGGCGGTGCAAAGATCAGCGTGAAGGATCAGTCAACACTTGATCTTGAAACAGGGGATATCTGGTCTGAAGCCGGAACGGCTGTTGATCTGTATGTGGATGATGCCTGCAATGTCGAAATTGATGCGGGAAAAATCACAACCTATAGAGATGGCGGCAACGGAATTGCTCTGAAAAGCTATAACGAAGACAAATCAGGATCTACTGTAAAAATCAGCACAGAAGATATCTCAACGAATGGATCGGGTGCCAACCTTGAGACATGGTATGGTGAAACCTCCTTTACAGTAGACGGCGGAATCCAGAGCAGCGACAGTGGGCTGGGTGTGGCACAGAAATACGGCGGTAAAACAACTTCAGTTGTAAACGGAGATATTACCGCCGGAAATAATGGTGTTGCTCTGGATATACTTGCTGAATATGGTTCCACAGTCAACGCGAAAGCAGGAGAGCTTCAGGCCGGATACAGCGGCTTATCTATTACAAGCCGATCATATGATGAATATGACGAAAGCTATGCCACGGTCGAAACCGGTGCTATACAGAGCGCCGGTCAGGGAATAGGGATAACTGTTGATGATAATTCCCATTCTGAGGTACTTGTTAAGGGCAGCGTTTCCGCCGGTACAAACGGAGGGGATGGACTGTCGCTGCAAAACACATATGATTCTACAGCAAAAGTCACCATTGAAGGGGACCTTTACGCTGAAGACAAAAACAATTCCCAGGGTATGCTCGTTACGAACGGTATAGTAAGATGGCCGGATGAACCGCTTGATCACAGCCAAACAGACATCACAGTTGAAGGGGATGTATACGGCGGATACAGAGGCGCCTACCTGCAGAACAATTCCGGCATACTGAATGTTACCGTTGAAGGTGATATTGAATCCTGGTCCGACTATGGGGTTTTCCTGAAAACTGATGATTATTCCACATCGACAGTGAAAGCTAAGGATGTTTACAGCCAGAAAGGAAAGGGTGTTTTAGCTGAATCCGAGGGTGAAGGATCAACCGTCAATGTGACTGTCCAGAATATTGATGGCTGGGGCAGTGACGGACTGTACGCAGCCGCCTGGGAAGCGGGGAGCAAAACCACCATTCAGGCAGGAGATGTTTTCGGAACGGATATCGGCGTAAACCTTTCAGTAGATAATGCCGACTCTGACATCCATGATGCAAACGGAACATTAGATGTCAATGTCGGCGATGTACAAGGAAATATGGGCGGATTGTACGCGGATGTGCAGAACGGTAATATAATCGTCAATGCAGAAAATGTCTGGGCAAGGGATTACAGCGGCGTTGATATTTCACTTACTGGCGATGACAAGGAAAAGGGCATCAACGCAACCATAAACGGGGATGTTCAGAGCGGCGAAACGGGAATCGATGTTTCTTCAAGTGAAAATTTCCGATATCTGGAAGATGAATACGGTGATTATATCGAAAACCCTGACGGATCCCGCATCGGAGTGTACGAAAAACCTGATAACTATGCGGATGTGACTGTTAAGGGAACGGTCAATGCAGGGGTGTACGGAATCAAAACCCGTAATGAGGGCGGAGATTTCACAATCAAGGCCGAAAACGGTGTTTCTGTATCTCATGAAAAAGAGGATAATCCACGTGAAGACCTTACGATAAACGGTGTGCATGCGGAAGCAAAAGCCGGTAAAACAACGATCACTATTGACAAGGGACTTGAAGTATTCGGCTATCAGCATCAGGGCGGCTGGGAGGCTGCTCCTGAAGACTACGATGAAGATGACGATGAAGTAGATGACGATGAAGAAGACAACTGGTATGACAATTCCGAACATGTCTTCAACGGAGACGGCGTTACGGTTCAGAACAAGGGCGGTGAGTTGGACATCACCGTTAACGGCGGATTGTCCGCGGTTGACGGAACTGCCGTCATAATGGATGTTCCGTATTATTGGCTGGACAGCCAGGATGACACGACATCCGGCATCACCGACCTGGTCATCGACGGAAACGTGACTGCCAGGGACGGACTGGACATCAATAACCTGGACAACACAACCACGGTTGAAATCACCGGAGACCTGAAGGCATCCGCAAACGGCGCGAGGGTCAATACCGAGACAGGAACAGCCACGGTCGGTATCGGCGGCGATGTGACGGCGTCAGCCTTTGGTGTCGGGATCCAAAACAGTGACGGTACGGTCACGATGGATATCGGCGGAAGCGTTACTGCGGGCGAAGAATACGCTGCGATGGTGCAAAACGTCGGCGTTGAGGGTGGCATCTCCAGAATGAATATCGGCGGAGACCTGATCGCTGGAGAAAACGGACTCAAGATTGTCAACTACAGCGGCGAACTGGATGTGGAGATCGCCGGCGACGTGACAGCAGACAACGGCACAGGCATAACGATCTCAGGACAGGGGTCCGGCTGGGAGAACAACGGTACAGCAGTGGTGGCAGTCGGCGGCAGCCTGAGCGGGAAAAACGGTATTGATGTGGACTTCAGCGGCAAAGGCACCGGAACAGCCCAGATCATCGTCGGCGGTGACCTGACGGCCACTGAAGGCGGCATCAAGCTTGGTGAAAAGGTGGAGTATAATTTAGCGCCTCAGCCCACCGGTAACGCCGGAGGAGAGTGTGCCAGTGAAGCGGAAAACACCGATCCGGCAGTGGATATTGTAGTGGAAGAGACCATTTCCGGCGGGATTCCGATCTTTGTGGCCAATGTGGAAGCGGCGGTGAATTTCCTGATCACAACCTGGGCAGTCAGACCGAACGAAGACAACCAGATCACAGTGGATCAATACGGCGAATCGGTTAGAGCAGTTGAAGAAAGCATCAATTACATCATCAAGAAGGAAGACAACGAGAAATACGGAACGCTGAACGTTGCCGGAACGAGCGAAAAGACAGTCGGCACAGCGGGACCGGAAGGAACAGGAACGGAAGCAGCCGGCGGAAACACACAGGGCACACACACGCTGAATGTGGCCAAAGAGAGCAAGGAACTGACCCTTTCTGTTGACCTGAAGGAGGAATACCGCAAAGGCTACGAAGTTGTGATCTATAACGGCAAGGGTGATAACCGGATCAAAGCGGAAGTCACAAAACAGGAGAACGGAAACTTCACCTTTGTAGTTCCGTGGGCAGGCGGTGTTTACCTGTCCTTCGACCTGGAGAAACTGGCTGATTCCGAACCGGATCCCGAACCTGAACCGGATCCCGAACCTGAACCGGATCCCGAACCTGAACCGGATCCCGAACCCGAACCTGAACCAGCAAAGGGAGAAGAACCCGCTCCCGAACCCGGCAAAGATCCGGTAAAGGAACCGGAAAACGGGCCGGAAGAAGAGCAGAAGAAGGATCCCGCTCCAGTGCCGCAGCAGAAGACAGAACCGGAACCTGAAAAGGATGATAAGGACAGCGGCAAGGATACCGATACGGACAAGGATGATGATACGGATAAGGATACCGATACCGGCAGCGACAGCGAAGGCCGTGTGCTGGCTATCCTTTACGGTGAAGAGGAAGCATATACCATCTGGTTCCTGACCGGATACGCTTACAAGGCGGAATTCAAAGACGGCTATACCGAAACCGGATCTTACAGCGTGAAAGACAGTATCCTGACCCTGACGGCAAAGGACGGAAGCAAGCGGACAGCGGACGAAAACTGGAACATGGCATTCGGTGACGAACTGACCGCGGAAATCGTTAAAGCTGACTTCTCCGACTCCGTGAAGGTAATCGGCGAATTCAACCTGAACGATGACAGCGTACTGGAAATCACGGATGATAAACAGGAAGCGCTGGACCTCGGCGTGATCAGCAGCAGTATCGACAATCCCCAGGCGTTTGATATCCTGAAGGCCATCCTTCCTGAAGAAGCCTGA
- a CDS encoding 6-phosphofructokinase, translated as MRKIGVLTSGGDSPGMNAAVMSVARSAAMYGIPLIGIKRGYNGLLRKSANLKDDMQELTLELVLDIADDPGTYLRTARCLEFKEKKYQEKAVKTLKSMQIDGLVVIGGDGSFRGAQALCDLGVPCIGIPGTIDNDLPYTEMSLGYDTAVNVCVEAIRKIRATSRSHDRPAVVEVMGRHCGDIALTAAVSTGSEIVVVPEVPWTVEGVAMQLQRQLNQGNYRATIVVAEGCWESMAPFDLYNFLTSRGKPCYPEEPMSAVRFASVMKRMCGMVEARANVIGYVQRGAEPTARDSAFAFEAGNLAVRLLRDGISNQVIGMQKGKVFYMPIEKALKKERYFNRPLFDLVNSL; from the coding sequence ATGAGAAAGATCGGCGTATTAACCAGCGGCGGTGACAGCCCTGGAATGAACGCGGCGGTGATGTCTGTTGCACGAAGCGCCGCGATGTACGGCATTCCGCTGATCGGCATCAAGCGCGGATATAACGGTCTGCTCCGGAAAAGCGCAAACCTGAAGGATGACATGCAGGAGCTTACGCTGGAACTGGTACTCGATATCGCGGATGATCCAGGTACTTATCTTCGTACGGCGCGATGCCTGGAATTCAAGGAAAAGAAATACCAGGAAAAAGCTGTAAAAACGCTGAAAAGCATGCAGATCGACGGCCTTGTTGTGATCGGCGGAGACGGAAGCTTCCGGGGAGCACAGGCCCTGTGCGACCTGGGAGTACCCTGTATCGGCATACCCGGCACCATAGACAATGACCTGCCCTATACGGAAATGTCCCTGGGCTATGACACGGCTGTCAACGTCTGCGTGGAAGCGATCCGTAAGATCCGGGCAACCTCCCGCAGCCATGACCGGCCTGCCGTTGTGGAGGTGATGGGACGCCACTGCGGAGATATTGCCCTGACGGCAGCTGTTTCCACAGGCAGTGAGATTGTGGTGGTTCCTGAAGTGCCCTGGACGGTGGAAGGTGTGGCCATGCAGCTGCAGCGCCAGCTGAACCAGGGGAATTACCGGGCAACGATCGTTGTGGCGGAAGGCTGCTGGGAATCCATGGCACCTTTTGACCTGTACAACTTCCTGACATCCCGCGGAAAGCCCTGCTATCCGGAAGAACCTATGTCTGCGGTACGGTTTGCTTCCGTGATGAAACGCATGTGCGGCATGGTGGAGGCCAGGGCCAATGTGATCGGCTATGTTCAGCGCGGCGCTGAACCCACAGCACGCGACAGCGCGTTTGCTTTCGAGGCAGGCAACCTGGCGGTGCGCCTGCTGCGCGACGGTATCAGCAACCAGGTCATCGGCATGCAGAAGGGCAAAGTGTTCTATATGCCGATCGAAAAGGCACTTAAAAAGGAACGGTATTTCAACCGGCCGCTGTTTGACCTGGTCAATTCGCTGTAA
- the rpmI gene encoding 50S ribosomal protein L35 → MPKQKSHRGAAKRFSFTKSGIVRHKQMNANHQVRLKTTKRTRHLRNAGVVDNAAEARTIHKLLPYK, encoded by the coding sequence ATGCCCAAACAAAAGTCCCATCGCGGAGCTGCCAAACGCTTTTCCTTTACCAAATCCGGTATCGTAAGGCATAAGCAGATGAACGCCAACCATCAGGTGCGTCTGAAGACCACCAAGCGTACCCGTCACCTGCGGAACGCCGGTGTTGTTGACAACGCTGCTGAAGCCCGGACCATTCACAAGTTACTGCCTTACAAATAA
- the rplT gene encoding 50S ribosomal protein L20 produces the protein MARIKRAVNAHKSRRKVMKLAKGYWGAKSKQYRAAKEQVARSLRYAFIGRKLRKRDFRRLWITRINAAARLNGMSYSTFINGLKKQNIEVNRKMLADLAVNDAAGFAKLVEIAKQ, from the coding sequence ATGGCACGCATTAAGAGGGCCGTTAACGCCCATAAGAGTCGCCGCAAGGTTATGAAGCTGGCGAAAGGCTACTGGGGAGCTAAATCCAAACAGTACCGCGCCGCGAAAGAACAGGTTGCCCGCAGCCTGCGTTACGCGTTCATCGGACGTAAACTCCGCAAGCGCGATTTCCGCCGTCTGTGGATCACCCGTATCAACGCTGCCGCCCGCCTGAACGGCATGAGCTATTCCACGTTCATCAACGGCCTGAAGAAGCAGAACATCGAAGTCAACCGCAAGATGCTGGCTGACCTGGCTGTGAACGATGCCGCCGGCTTTGCCAAGCTCGTTGAGATCGCCAAGCAATAA
- a CDS encoding peptidoglycan-binding domain-containing protein, which produces MLFLSPALAYEASTLYNGCSGEEVRQLQQALIDLGFLDGKADGVFGNKTENAVRAFQKKNKLTADGLAGEKTRELALNSAAKLKNPSATPVPQTVYADPPTTPTIGTAATRIPASKANAGLLFGGNYDTIRYGDKGERVKILQNALIDTGFLKGKADGDFGDLTLNAVVAFQQYQKLTADGLAGKKTLEALEKAVKNGTKVSTTPVPAATPAPTATPKPADTPSDINARMSIPSLSSVQLMHWFNDVKPSISNGQYLLICDPSTGLNWTLRVMSRGRHCDCEPLTSQDTRTMVTAFGGINTWNQKAVYVKLPDGRWTIGSTHDMPHDSGGIKNNDFNGHLCVHFLRDMSEAQKNDPKYGVANQQTIRSFWKQLTGQDITK; this is translated from the coding sequence ATGCTGTTTTTATCCCCCGCTCTGGCCTATGAAGCTTCCACCCTCTATAACGGCTGCTCAGGCGAGGAAGTGCGTCAGCTGCAGCAGGCGCTGATTGACCTTGGATTCCTGGACGGAAAAGCAGACGGTGTCTTCGGAAATAAAACCGAGAACGCGGTCCGTGCCTTCCAGAAGAAAAACAAACTGACAGCCGACGGCCTGGCCGGTGAAAAAACGCGTGAGCTGGCTCTCAACAGCGCGGCCAAACTCAAAAACCCTTCTGCCACCCCGGTGCCGCAGACCGTTTATGCCGATCCGCCGACCACCCCGACCATCGGAACGGCAGCGACACGGATACCCGCTTCAAAAGCCAATGCCGGCTTACTCTTCGGCGGCAATTATGATACCATCCGTTACGGAGACAAGGGAGAACGCGTAAAGATCCTCCAGAATGCTCTCATTGACACCGGTTTCCTGAAAGGCAAAGCAGACGGTGATTTCGGCGATCTGACCCTGAATGCTGTCGTTGCCTTCCAGCAGTATCAGAAGCTGACCGCTGACGGCCTCGCAGGCAAAAAAACACTGGAAGCGCTGGAAAAAGCCGTCAAAAACGGTACAAAAGTCAGCACAACACCAGTTCCCGCTGCAACTCCGGCTCCCACCGCAACGCCGAAGCCGGCTGACACGCCCTCCGATATCAACGCGAGGATGTCCATTCCCTCCCTTTCCTCTGTGCAGCTGATGCACTGGTTCAACGATGTGAAACCCTCCATCTCAAACGGACAGTATCTCCTGATCTGCGATCCGTCAACGGGCCTGAACTGGACACTGCGGGTCATGTCCCGAGGCCGTCACTGCGACTGCGAACCACTGACCTCGCAGGACACGCGTACCATGGTCACCGCTTTCGGCGGGATAAATACCTGGAATCAGAAGGCGGTTTATGTGAAACTGCCTGACGGACGTTGGACGATTGGTTCCACCCATGATATGCCCCATGATTCGGGCGGAATCAAGAATAATGATTTCAACGGCCATCTGTGTGTCCATTTCCTCCGGGATATGTCAGAAGCGCAGAAAAACGATCCCAAATACGGTGTGGCAAACCAGCAGACCATCCGGAGCTTCTGGAAGCAGCTGACCGGCCAGGATATTACAAAATAA